One window of Streptomyces sp. FIT100 genomic DNA carries:
- the trxB gene encoding thioredoxin-disulfide reductase, protein MSDVRNVIIIGSGPAGYTAALYTARASLNPLVFEGAVTAGGALMNTTDVENFPGFRDGIMGPDLMDNMRAQSERFGAELVPDDVIAVDLTGEIKTVTDTAGTVHRAKAVIVATGSQHRKLGLPNEDTLSGRGVSWCATCDGFFFKDQDIVVVGGGDTAMEEATFLSRFAKSVTVVHRRDTLRASKAMQDRAFADPKIKFAWDSEVAEIHGDQKLSGLTLRNTKTGETSPLPVTGLFIAVGHDPRTELFKGQLELDGEGYLKVDAPSTRTNLTGVFGAGDVVDHTYRQAITAAGTGCSAALDAERFLAALADDEKATAAAAV, encoded by the coding sequence GTGAGCGACGTCCGTAATGTGATCATCATCGGCTCCGGGCCGGCCGGGTACACCGCCGCGCTGTACACCGCGCGCGCATCGCTGAACCCGCTGGTATTCGAAGGCGCTGTCACCGCCGGTGGTGCGCTCATGAACACCACTGATGTCGAGAACTTCCCCGGCTTTCGCGACGGCATCATGGGGCCGGACCTGATGGACAACATGCGGGCGCAGTCAGAGCGCTTCGGTGCTGAGCTCGTGCCTGACGATGTCATCGCCGTGGACCTCACGGGTGAGATCAAGACGGTCACCGACACGGCAGGCACTGTCCACCGTGCCAAGGCCGTCATCGTCGCAACCGGCTCTCAGCACCGCAAGCTCGGGCTCCCGAACGAGGACACGCTCTCCGGCCGCGGAGTCTCCTGGTGCGCGACCTGCGACGGCTTCTTCTTCAAGGACCAGGACATTGTCGTCGTCGGCGGCGGCGACACCGCGATGGAAGAGGCCACCTTCCTCTCCCGCTTCGCCAAGTCCGTCACGGTCGTCCACCGCCGCGACACCCTGCGCGCCTCCAAGGCGATGCAGGATCGCGCTTTCGCCGACCCGAAGATCAAGTTCGCCTGGGACAGCGAGGTTGCCGAGATTCACGGCGATCAGAAGCTCTCCGGTCTGACCCTGCGGAACACCAAGACCGGCGAGACCTCCCCGCTCCCCGTGACCGGTCTGTTCATCGCAGTCGGACACGACCCGCGGACCGAGCTCTTCAAGGGTCAGCTGGAGCTGGACGGCGAGGGCTACCTGAAGGTCGATGCGCCGTCCACGCGCACGAACCTGACCGGTGTCTTCGGCGCCGGTGACGTGGTTGACCACACGTACCGGCAGGCCATCACCGCCGCCGGCACCGGCTGCTCGGCCGCGCTGGACGCCGAGCGTTTCCTCGCCGCCCTCGCGGACGACGAGAAGGCCACTGCCGCAGCGGCGGTCTGA
- the trxA gene encoding thioredoxin: MALKTVTDANFDDEVLKSDKPVLVDFWAEWCGPCRQIAPSLEAIAAEHGDKIEIVKLNIDENPATAAKYGVMSIPTLNVYQNGEVAKTIVGAKPKAMLVRELDTFIGDEVAQA, encoded by the coding sequence GTGGCCCTGAAGACTGTGACCGACGCCAATTTCGACGACGAGGTCCTGAAGAGCGACAAGCCCGTGCTCGTCGACTTCTGGGCCGAATGGTGCGGTCCGTGCCGCCAGATCGCCCCGTCGCTGGAGGCCATCGCCGCTGAGCATGGCGACAAGATCGAGATCGTCAAGCTCAACATCGACGAGAACCCGGCCACGGCCGCGAAGTACGGCGTCATGTCCATTCCGACGCTCAACGTCTATCAGAATGGCGAGGTCGCCAAGACCATCGTCGGCGCCAAGCCGAAGGCCATGCTTGTCCGCGAGCTCGACACCTTCATCGGTGACGAGGTTGCCCAGGCCTGA
- a CDS encoding GNAT family N-acetyltransferase, with protein MGRRLVPLTLDNLPDLPKRCRACVFWELDPVSGEAAVKAGRPELEKEAWISAVLLEWGSCGRVVYVDEIPVGFVLYAPPAYVPRSTAFPTSPVSPDAVQLMTAWIMPSYQGQGLGRVMVQTVAKDLLRRGFKAIEAFGDARWTEPACVLPADHLLAVGFKTVRPHPTHPRLRLELRTTLSWKEDVELALDRLLGAVQKEPALRPL; from the coding sequence ATGGGGCGTCGGCTCGTACCACTCACGTTGGACAACCTTCCAGACCTCCCCAAGCGCTGCCGAGCGTGTGTCTTCTGGGAGCTTGATCCAGTCAGTGGAGAAGCAGCAGTAAAAGCGGGCAGACCCGAGCTGGAGAAGGAAGCCTGGATCTCGGCCGTCCTACTGGAGTGGGGCTCCTGCGGACGTGTTGTCTATGTCGATGAGATCCCGGTGGGGTTTGTGCTGTACGCGCCGCCGGCCTATGTGCCGCGGTCGACGGCATTTCCCACGAGTCCTGTCTCACCGGATGCCGTGCAGCTCATGACCGCCTGGATCATGCCCAGCTATCAAGGCCAAGGACTAGGGCGGGTCATGGTCCAGACAGTGGCGAAGGATCTTCTCCGTCGGGGCTTCAAGGCGATCGAGGCATTCGGCGACGCCCGCTGGACCGAGCCGGCCTGTGTCCTGCCCGCTGACCATCTCCTGGCCGTGGGCTTCAAGACCGTCCGCCCTCACCCCACGCACCCCAGGCTCAGGCTGGAGCTGCGTACGACGCTTTCCTGGAAGGAAGACGTGGAGCTTGCGCTGGACCGGCTTCTGGGCGCAGTACAGAAGGAACCGGCGCTTCGGCCGCTGTGA
- a CDS encoding ParB/RepB/Spo0J family partition protein: protein MSERRRGLGRGLGALIPAAPQEKPVASDGAGPASAGAGPVLTAERGVAVAKVATLPPGPVTPEPRAAEPEPETMSDIVSPAGAHFAEVPLDSITPNPRQPREVFDEDALAELVTSIKEVGLLQPVVVRQLGPDRYELIMGERRWRACREAGLERIPAIVRATEDDKLLLDALLENLHRAQLNPLEEAAAYDQLLKDFKCTHDQLADRIGRSRPQVSNTLRLLRLSPPVQRRVAAGVLSAGHARALLSIEDSDEQDRLAHRIVAEGLSVRAVEEIVTLMGSGPSSAPKPKGPRAGTRLSPALTDLASRLSDRFETRVKVDLGQKKGKIVVEFASIEDLDRILGTLAPGEGRVMEQSDSEEPAEDDEI from the coding sequence GTGAGCGAGCGACGTAGAGGATTGGGGCGTGGGCTCGGTGCACTGATCCCGGCCGCTCCACAGGAGAAGCCGGTGGCTTCCGACGGGGCCGGTCCTGCATCAGCGGGAGCGGGACCGGTTCTCACGGCGGAGCGAGGCGTAGCCGTCGCCAAGGTGGCCACGCTGCCGCCCGGGCCGGTGACCCCGGAGCCTCGGGCTGCCGAGCCGGAGCCCGAGACGATGTCGGACATCGTGTCGCCCGCCGGAGCGCACTTCGCCGAGGTGCCGCTGGACTCCATTACGCCGAACCCCCGGCAGCCGCGTGAGGTCTTCGACGAGGACGCACTTGCCGAACTGGTCACCTCCATCAAGGAGGTCGGTCTTCTTCAGCCCGTCGTGGTTCGGCAGCTCGGTCCCGACCGCTATGAGCTCATCATGGGTGAACGCCGCTGGCGGGCCTGCCGTGAGGCCGGCCTGGAGCGGATTCCGGCAATCGTGCGGGCGACGGAGGACGACAAGCTTCTCCTGGACGCCCTCCTGGAAAACCTCCACCGTGCACAGCTGAACCCACTGGAAGAGGCTGCCGCCTACGACCAGTTGCTGAAGGACTTCAAGTGCACCCATGACCAGCTGGCTGACCGGATCGGGCGCTCGCGTCCCCAGGTCTCCAACACGCTGCGGCTCCTTCGCCTGTCGCCGCCGGTTCAGCGCCGGGTCGCCGCCGGTGTGCTCTCCGCCGGTCACGCACGGGCCCTGCTGTCTATCGAGGACTCCGACGAGCAGGACCGGCTGGCGCACCGCATCGTCGCTGAAGGGCTGTCGGTGCGTGCTGTCGAGGAGATCGTGACCCTGATGGGCTCGGGGCCCTCGAGCGCTCCGAAGCCGAAGGGCCCCCGAGCGGGCACACGCCTCTCGCCGGCGCTCACGGATCTGGCGTCCCGGCTCTCTGACCGCTTCGAAACCCGGGTGAAGGTCGACCTGGGTCAGAAGAAGGGCAAGATCGTCGTCGAGTTCGCGTCGATAGAGGACCTGGACCGGATTCTCGGCACCCTCGCCCCGGGAGAAGGACGGGTCATGGAGCAGAGTGACTCCGAGGAACCCGCCGAGGACGACGAAATCTGA
- a CDS encoding ParA family protein, giving the protein MAGSVHRELEVEESESLRSDANIAGPMTDPVPGPRTESTGDDVSRETPPPMDDTPIGRAAQLAVEALGRAGEGLPRPEQTRVMVVANQKGGVGKTTTTVNLAASLALHGARVLVVDLDPQGNASTALGIDHHAEVPSIYDVLVESKPLSEVVQPVQDVEGLFCAPATIDLAGAEIELVSLVARESRLQRAIQAYEQPLDYILIDCPPSLGLLTVNALVAGAEVLIPIQCEYYALEGLGQLLRNVDLVRGHLNPALHVSTILLTMYDGRTRLASQVADEVRSHFGDEVLRTSIPRSVRISEAPSYGQTVLTYDPGSSGSLSYLEAAREIALRGVGVHYEAKAAHAVSQNNQQSQSEGIQ; this is encoded by the coding sequence ATGGCAGGCTCTGTTCATCGCGAGCTTGAAGTCGAGGAGAGTGAATCCTTGCGGTCCGACGCCAACATCGCGGGACCGATGACCGACCCGGTCCCCGGTCCACGTACCGAGTCAACGGGGGACGATGTTTCACGTGAAACACCGCCCCCGATGGACGACACCCCCATTGGTCGTGCTGCCCAACTGGCGGTGGAGGCTCTGGGCCGTGCCGGCGAAGGTCTTCCCCGACCTGAGCAGACACGCGTCATGGTGGTCGCCAACCAGAAGGGCGGAGTGGGTAAGACGACCACAACGGTCAATCTTGCCGCTTCGCTGGCGCTGCACGGCGCCCGTGTTCTGGTGGTCGACCTGGATCCACAGGGCAATGCCTCCACGGCTTTGGGGATCGACCATCACGCCGAAGTCCCGTCGATCTATGACGTCCTTGTGGAGAGCAAGCCGCTCTCCGAGGTCGTCCAGCCGGTCCAGGATGTCGAAGGTCTCTTCTGTGCCCCCGCCACCATCGATCTCGCCGGTGCGGAGATCGAGTTGGTGTCCCTGGTCGCGCGGGAGAGTCGGCTGCAACGAGCAATTCAGGCGTATGAGCAGCCGCTGGACTACATCCTCATCGACTGCCCGCCGTCGCTCGGCCTGCTGACCGTGAACGCCCTCGTCGCCGGGGCGGAGGTGCTGATCCCCATCCAGTGCGAGTACTACGCGCTCGAAGGACTGGGGCAGCTCCTCCGTAACGTCGACCTGGTGCGAGGGCACCTCAACCCGGCGCTGCATGTGTCGACGATCCTGCTCACCATGTACGACGGTCGGACCAGGCTCGCCTCGCAGGTGGCGGACGAGGTTCGCAGTCACTTCGGTGATGAGGTGCTGCGGACAAGCATCCCGCGTTCCGTGCGCATCTCGGAGGCGCCCAGCTATGGGCAGACGGTTCTCACGTACGACCCGGGCTCCAGCGGTTCCCTGTCGTATCTTGAGGCCGCCCGTGAGATTGCGCTGCGGGGGGTCGGGGTTCATTACGAGGCCAAGGCCGCGCACGCGGTCAGCCAGAACAACCAGCAGAGTCAGTCGGAGGGGATCCAGTGA
- the rsmG gene encoding 16S rRNA (guanine(527)-N(7))-methyltransferase RsmG, translating into MTEAAELPQAPEEARTVFGEFFPEAVRYAELLADAGVKRGLIGPREVPRLWERHLLNCAVLSEVVPEGVTVCDVGSGAGLPGIPLALVRPDLKITLLEPLLRRTNFLQEVVELLGLDHVTVVRGRAEEVLGTLPPVHVVTARAVAPLDRLAGWGVPLLRPYGEMLALKGDTAEEEINGARAALSKLGVVEASVLHVGEGIVDPLSTVVRVEVGESPGGVRFAAKRAKAARVGRSRRRR; encoded by the coding sequence GTGACGGAGGCAGCAGAGCTTCCCCAGGCGCCCGAAGAGGCGCGGACGGTGTTCGGTGAATTCTTCCCCGAGGCTGTCCGGTACGCGGAGCTGCTCGCGGACGCGGGGGTCAAGCGTGGGCTGATCGGTCCGCGTGAAGTGCCACGGCTGTGGGAGCGGCATCTGCTGAACTGCGCGGTGCTCTCCGAGGTCGTGCCCGAGGGTGTCACCGTCTGTGATGTCGGCTCGGGCGCAGGGCTCCCTGGCATTCCGCTGGCTCTTGTCCGCCCGGATCTCAAGATCACGCTCCTTGAGCCGCTGCTCCGTCGCACCAATTTCCTCCAGGAAGTCGTCGAGCTCCTGGGCCTGGACCATGTCACGGTGGTACGCGGCCGGGCGGAGGAAGTGCTCGGGACGCTACCGCCGGTCCATGTCGTCACGGCGCGTGCGGTGGCTCCGCTGGATCGACTGGCCGGCTGGGGTGTGCCACTTCTGCGGCCGTACGGCGAGATGCTGGCCCTGAAGGGCGACACCGCGGAAGAGGAGATCAACGGAGCCCGGGCGGCTCTCAGCAAGCTCGGAGTCGTGGAGGCCTCCGTACTGCATGTCGGCGAGGGCATCGTCGACCCGCTGTCCACGGTGGTCCGGGTCGAGGTCGGCGAGAGCCCGGGTGGTGTCCGCTTTGCCGCCAAGCGGGCCAAGGCTGCCAGGGTCGGGCGCAGTCGTCGCCGTCGTTGA
- a CDS encoding R3H domain-containing nucleic acid-binding protein yields the protein MTEGTTSAAAEGSDTLNHLEQEGEIAADYLEGLLDIADLDGDIDMDVEADRAAVSIISDTSSRDLQKLVGRDGEVLEALQELTRLAVHRETGDRSRLMLDIAGFRAKKRAELAELGAKAADEVKNSGEPVKLKPMTPFERKVVHDAVAAAGLRSESEGEEPQRFVVVLPA from the coding sequence GTGACGGAAGGCACCACCTCCGCCGCCGCCGAGGGTAGCGACACGCTGAACCACCTCGAGCAGGAGGGAGAGATCGCCGCTGACTACCTTGAGGGCCTGCTCGACATCGCCGATCTCGACGGCGACATCGACATGGACGTCGAGGCGGACCGGGCTGCGGTTTCGATCATCAGCGACACGAGCAGCCGGGATCTGCAGAAGCTCGTGGGCCGGGACGGCGAGGTGCTGGAGGCGCTTCAAGAGCTGACGCGTCTCGCGGTGCACCGGGAGACCGGGGATCGCAGCCGGCTCATGCTGGACATCGCGGGCTTCCGCGCCAAGAAGCGTGCCGAGCTCGCTGAGCTCGGGGCCAAGGCCGCGGACGAGGTCAAGAACTCCGGCGAGCCGGTGAAGCTGAAGCCGATGACCCCGTTCGAGCGCAAGGTCGTGCACGACGCGGTCGCCGCCGCTGGTCTGCGCAGTGAGTCCGAGGGCGAGGAGCCCCAGCGCTTCGTCGTCGTTCTCCCTGCCTGA
- the yidC gene encoding membrane protein insertase YidC: protein MDTIASLFSFITTPVSWIIVQFHKLYGALFGPDTGWAWGLSIVSLVVLIRICLIPLFVKQIKSMRNMQALQPKMKAIQERYKNDRQRQSEEMMKLYKDTGTNPLSSCLPILAQSPFFFALYHVLSNIANGKTIGVLNQTLVDSAREAQIFGAPIAAKFTDTQDKVAALGATVMDVRVITAVMIILMSASQFYTQRQLMQKNVDLSVKTPYMQQQKMLMYIFPVIFAVMGINFPVGVLVYWLTTNVWTMGQQMYVINQNPTPGSKAQDSYLQRLLKSVTAHGEVRGRRKRNVVQAIVAKGADRNENERRFIAGLSKAGFAAQADGSVVKGDTLTAEAEGGAAGRRQQPKRQSKAQRQSGPAQAGSAQQEPTSTTSKTSLEKGEPQDAKPKPAAKTAPGSARQAKSGQRKGQQRPKHPSSKK from the coding sequence GTGGACACGATTGCCAGTCTCTTCAGCTTTATCACCACACCCGTCTCCTGGATCATCGTCCAGTTCCACAAGCTGTACGGGGCCCTTTTCGGCCCCGACACGGGCTGGGCCTGGGGACTGTCCATCGTGTCCCTGGTGGTGCTGATCCGTATCTGTCTGATCCCGCTCTTCGTGAAGCAGATCAAGTCGATGCGGAACATGCAGGCGCTCCAGCCGAAGATGAAGGCCATCCAGGAGCGCTACAAGAACGACCGACAGCGCCAGTCCGAAGAGATGATGAAGCTGTACAAGGACACGGGGACCAACCCGCTGTCCTCGTGCCTTCCGATCCTCGCGCAGTCGCCGTTCTTCTTCGCGCTCTACCACGTGCTGAGCAACATCGCCAACGGCAAGACGATCGGCGTGCTCAACCAGACGCTGGTGGACAGCGCCCGTGAGGCCCAGATCTTCGGCGCTCCGATCGCCGCCAAGTTCACGGACACCCAGGACAAGGTCGCTGCGCTCGGCGCCACGGTCATGGACGTCCGCGTCATCACCGCGGTGATGATCATCCTGATGTCCGCGTCGCAGTTCTACACGCAGCGCCAGCTGATGCAGAAGAACGTCGACCTGTCGGTCAAGACGCCGTACATGCAGCAGCAGAAGATGCTGATGTACATCTTCCCGGTGATCTTCGCCGTCATGGGTATCAACTTCCCCGTCGGTGTCCTCGTCTACTGGCTGACCACCAACGTGTGGACCATGGGCCAGCAGATGTATGTGATCAACCAGAACCCGACCCCCGGTTCCAAGGCGCAGGACAGCTACCTGCAGCGTCTGCTGAAGAGCGTCACCGCTCACGGCGAGGTGCGCGGCCGCCGCAAGCGCAACGTCGTCCAGGCCATCGTCGCCAAGGGCGCCGACCGCAACGAGAACGAGCGCCGCTTCATCGCGGGCCTGTCCAAGGCGGGCTTCGCCGCCCAGGCTGACGGCAGCGTGGTGAAGGGCGACACCCTCACTGCGGAGGCCGAGGGCGGAGCGGCCGGACGTCGTCAGCAGCCCAAGCGCCAGAGCAAGGCCCAGCGCCAGTCCGGTCCCGCTCAGGCCGGAAGCGCGCAGCAGGAACCCACGTCCACCACGTCCAAGACGTCGCTGGAGAAGGGCGAGCCGCAGGACGCCAAGCCGAAGCCCGCGGCCAAGACCGCCCCGGGTTCCGCGCGCCAAGCCAAGTCCGGACAGCGCAAGGGCCAGCAGCGGCCCAAGCACCCGTCGTCCAAGAAGTAA
- the yidD gene encoding membrane protein insertion efficiency factor YidD → MKYPLLALIKLYQWTISPLLGPVCRYYPSCSHYGYTAIDRHGAVKGTALTAWRILRCNPWSPGGVDHVPPRKRPRWHELLREYLRGGKGGHPPETSPAAETSPNAQGA, encoded by the coding sequence ATGAAGTACCCGCTGCTGGCTCTGATCAAGCTGTACCAGTGGACGATCAGCCCGCTGCTGGGGCCCGTCTGCAGGTACTACCCGTCGTGTTCTCACTACGGATACACAGCCATCGACCGGCATGGCGCGGTGAAGGGTACGGCCCTGACCGCCTGGCGGATCCTGCGGTGCAATCCGTGGTCGCCCGGCGGGGTGGACCACGTGCCACCGCGCAAACGACCTCGTTGGCACGAGCTGCTGCGCGAATACCTGCGTGGCGGCAAGGGCGGGCACCCCCCTGAGACCAGCCCGGCCGCAGAGACCTCGCCCAATGCTCAAGGAGCCTGA
- the rnpA gene encoding ribonuclease P protein component: MLPTENRLRRREDFATAVRRGRRAGRPLLVVHLRSGATDPHAPGESAPPTRAGFVVSKAVGGAVTRNQVKRRLRHLIRERLLELPPGSLVVVRALPGAGDADHAQLARDLDAALQRLLGGGAR; the protein is encoded by the coding sequence GTGCTGCCTACCGAGAATCGGCTGAGGCGGCGCGAGGACTTCGCGACCGCGGTACGCCGGGGACGCCGGGCCGGACGCCCGCTTCTCGTCGTCCATCTACGCAGCGGTGCAACGGACCCGCACGCGCCTGGGGAGAGCGCTCCCCCGACGCGTGCGGGTTTCGTCGTGAGCAAGGCGGTAGGTGGCGCGGTCACCCGTAATCAGGTGAAGCGTCGACTGCGGCACCTGATACGCGAACGACTGCTCGAGCTGCCCCCCGGTAGCCTGGTGGTCGTACGGGCGCTGCCCGGAGCGGGCGACGCCGACCATGCACAGCTGGCCCGAGACCTGGACGCCGCTCTCCAGCGGCTGCTGGGAGGGGGCGCGCGATGA
- the rpmH gene encoding 50S ribosomal protein L34, giving the protein MSKRTFQPNNRRRAKTHGFRLRMRTRAGRAILANRRSKGRARLSA; this is encoded by the coding sequence GTGAGCAAGCGCACCTTCCAGCCGAACAACCGTCGTCGCGCGAAGACCCACGGTTTCCGCCTGCGCATGCGTACCCGTGCCGGCCGCGCCATTCTGGCGAACCGCCGCAGCAAGGGTCGCGCCCGCCTGTCCGCCTGA